In Chiloscyllium plagiosum isolate BGI_BamShark_2017 unplaced genomic scaffold, ASM401019v2 scaf_12864, whole genome shotgun sequence, the sequence CAGCTCCAATACCCACTGGTCTCCTACTGGAGTGCCAGAGACCATCTCTATCAATTTTAAATCAATGGTTCACCACTGTAATTCCTTAAAGAGGTGGAACTACAACAATTAGCATGCAACAttattgtgcatttttaaaaaagattaatgtgCAATGATCTATTTTGGAGCTGCCCTGATGTTCCTTCTAGAAGTAGGACCACACAGCTGGCTCACGAAAGATTAACCTGGAAGTGAGGTCAGTCTCTGTATAACAAGTACTGACTCCTCCCACTTTTTCACATCCACCCATTGTTGAGCTCAAAATCAGGCAAGGAAACATCAACTGTATCTGACTGAAAGCCATATGGGTGTGCTGCTGCAAAGCACAGTAGGTATTCTGGAATCTCTGAGGAAGACTGCTGTAAACAACAGAACTGGACTGCAGGCTCTGCAGTATCAGTAAGTGAGATTATGGGAGATCGTCTCATTACTGTTCTGAAATAAGAACTGATTAAAGGCACTGAAACAGATTGATGAGCCCCAGCATGTAGTGACTAATGGAAGCACATTGGCAAGCTTGGTTGAAAATGCCATTATTAGTTTTTAAATTAATAGGATAACACCTCATATTTTACAGACACAGTACATGAATGTGACATTCACACAGGCTCCAACATGCTCATATTTGAAAAAAACCCAATTGTAACTGTGAAAAGAACTTTAGAGATGAAATTTGTTTAAAACTTATATAATAATGGTTGAAACTGGTAGGGTTAATGTTCAGATGGATAAACATAAAATAAtcaacacagtacacagtacaacTAATACATATTGATAAAAAGTGTGCTGCTTACCTCGGTGATGCAAAATTCCATTTCCATCTGCAAAAATAACCTGCATATTGATAAATAATGATAATGAAATAGATTGACACAGCACTGCTGCAAGAGGTAAGCTTGAAAtaagataattttaaaatatacttgACTTGTGAGCTTCAATATGTTTAACAAGAATTAATGTTGCACATTTAAACTCCTTATTAAACAGTTCGTTACCCTGTTTGGATCAAATTCTTTTACAGAAGAAGACTTCTATCATTTGTCATAATTTGATTACATGAAAATTTCAAGCCTTGTACCACTGTATTGTAATATATGTAATAATAATGATTTTTCCTGTGATACATATTATGAAGAATGTGGTAATATTCAGGTCTTCTCTCAGGGTTCACAGACTGTCAGGTCATATGTCATACAATCAATAATCGCCTTCTGTCACTTGCCCTTCCTTTCATCTTCAAACGGTACCATAAAACATCCGTATCAAACAAATAGATTTTGGACGACCCTACATTACCCAGAAAATGAATTCCAACcttaaaaaaagtcacatttatTATAACTAATAACACACACCTTGAGGTGACTTTAAGGCACAAATATAATTTCAGGCTTCAAATGACATTCATAAACTGCTCAAGCTTTCATGCTGTGGTTTATCATAGTGTTAACCCTTCAAGTTCCTTACAGTCTTTGGATTCATTTTTCCATTATTTCCTACCTAATTTCTATTCATAAACATTGATCAGGTTAGAGTTTCACTTGTCATGATTTGTGTTCAGTTTGCTTTCGAGTAACTGTATCATTAATTTAGGAGGATTCTTATTTCATCCAATGATTCCAAGACTGTTGCCAGTCTGTAAGATAACACACTGGAGCCCCTTGTCAGTAAGGCCGTAATGCACAGATTAattaaaagctattttaaaaagTAGCCAGGTGCCATCACTATTGCCATTCAGGAAGCTGAAAAGAACGATGCTACTAAAATATCGTTCACAACAAATGACACGTTTACAAACAGGAACATGTGCTGGGGAATTATGCAAACCTAACTCCTAATTATTAAGCAAACTGACATATGTAATTCTGACATTTGGAAAGATGATTTAGAAGGAATACTTTCCTGAAATTGACAAGAGAAAAATGATATTTTCCTGAACAACGTTTGAATTCCATGTAGAAGAAAAGAATTTGTGTTTTTTCTAAATGGTTGAGGACTTACAGATCATTAAAGTGAAATAATTCAAAttggttatttttgttttgaaaattattattttgaTTACTGTGGCTACTGCATCAAAATACATTGAATACACCAGTCATcttaaaaatcacatgatacaGCTTCAGCATCTTGGATATCGTGTTCATGCAGACACTTTAATCAATAATATTCACACATTTGTGAGAATCACTTGTATttttacctgaggaagaagattgGGGTCCTTCTGTTGTAGTCTTCTCAAAGCTTCTTCCAGGAAAGGTGTCTCCCGAAATGCCAGAAAGCCTGGGATGTAAGGAGCAGTCAGACAAACCATCTGGCATTCCTCATAGATAACCTGAGcacagaaaaaataaataaaaatggaaataataATGATGATTATTGAATGTATGAGTCCAGGTAATACTTGGTGCATTTTattcaaaatatatatatataatcatATTATTCTTCAGGTGGACCATTTGAAAATGTGGTCAGCAGCCAAACAGCTGTCTGTCTATGATAACTCTCAGCTTTCAAATTACTGATGTCTTTTGTattttttccatttccatttaaaAATTAGTTCACTTCTGTACCAAGCAGCAACACTAGGGGAAGACTGCatacactttgtttttattcattcaggagatGTGGGCTTTGCTtgccatttattacccatccctaattacccttgagaaggtggtattgaGCTGGGGGGGTGCAGAatcccaggaatttgacccagttaAGAGTGGAAGAATGTTGATacttttccaagtcaagatgatgaatGGTTTAAAGAGGAAATCGCAGGTGGTGGTACTTCCATTACAACTGCTGCTCTAGTCTTTCTAGATGGCAGTGACCGTGTgcttggaaggtgctctctaaggagccttggtaaactgctgcagtgcatcttgtagaagatACAGAGTGTTGCTACTGTGTGttagtgtcaatcaagcaggctgctttatccgggatgatgacaagcttcttgagtgtttgacCTGAATTCATGcgtgcaagtggggagtattcgatCATGCAGATGGAGAACAGGctttggagtcaggaggtgagttacttactgttCGATTCTTTATAAAAGtagttcagttcaatttctggtcaatggcgaTTTGCAGGATACCTGGAATGCTACAAAGTGTATGATATAGCTGTATACAATCCATTCAAGTTGCTTTGGATATGCCATTCATGCTAGAGTTTCAGTTTTTAATTCCCACAGGATGCTGTGGGTACCTTTCAATACTGTATCAACATGGTAGTTTGAAAAATAAAACGTTTTGCTGTGGTTTGATGAAATCTTTAAAATCCATTCTTAAGAGTTGGCCTTGTTAAAAAGTGAAACAACAAACACTTTGAAatcagaaataagaacagaagaaacTGGAAATATGCAATGAATCACTTAGTATCTGTAAAGGGAAAGATTATCAAGCTTGGTTATGAATCTTTCATTAATCGTTACAAGCTGTCCTTTCTCTTCAAATATGTtaactgcttttgtttttgagtttATAAGCAATCAACAATTTAAAAACTACAAAGTGGTAACTTTGCTGGAGAAGTGGTAGAAATATTTAGTGAAAGCTTGCTTAGAATCAACACTGAATTTGACCAATGATTAGCATAAATATTTTGtaaactgaaatatttgcaaataGAGATCAGTGTTTAGAATTACTGCAGTTGAACCAGTGAGTGAAATTGTAATGGTAGTTTCTATGGAGATTGGTTAGAGAAACACTGAAAATGTATGAATCGTTCAACATTTGTACATTTGGAACCATCTGCTAATGGCTAATATAATTCGTTGACAAGATGAAGATTTAAAAATTTCAAAGAATAGCAATGAGAAACAAACaataaaagaagaaacaaaatataaatgtttCAAGTTACTGTATTATGATATGATCATACTAGGACAATTTGCAAGTGTTGACACTACTGATCTCTCTAAGATAGAGAGCtcattttttctgacaattattCAACAATACTAATATGTAGAGACAGTAATTAGTAATTATTGTTAGTAGACAACTGTGTTGGAGGCTCGGCTTACATCTGaatctttgaaatattttcttgCCCATGAAACAAcacatttatttttaacatttttgctTAAAACTGTTGCCTGTATATGTACCACTTTTAAAATCTGGTTTAATTTTATCTTTATGATTTTCTATTTTCGATCAAGAATGTGAAGCATTGTCATACATTTCACTTTCAGATCATCAACCTCATGTCTGAGATCTCCAAGAAGTTCAGTCCCCATTCTTTAAGCTACAGCTATTAAAATGTTCTTTTGGGGCTAAAACAATCTTTTGATTATTGCTGCTACAATAGACTGTTTGTATGTGCTAGTGCAGAATCAGGGCATGGCAATTTTGAAATGATGGCCTTTGCATAGCTAAACTAAAACTGTTTTGTGTCTGTTCAGTTGGAATTGATCATACAGATGTGCCTGATGAAAATTGCTTCCATTCTCTAGTGAGGTAAATATTGCAAATACTCCACCTTGTGGTCCTACATAAGACATCCACCATCTTCTCAACTGTGAAAGCTGCAAAGCTGTTTAAATGTACAATGCCACATTTCCTGTAATTAAGTGAGGTTTTAAAATTGGTCTTTTTCAGCTCAGGGTCACTGTTCTTCAGACTGGCAGAGTGCACTGTGTAGATGTCCTTTTTATTGCTCCATGTGCAAAAGCAGAGCTTTGAACTGTCTCAGCCCGATATCCAGTGGCTCTGTGAATCTCATTATTTCTATCCACCTTCAATACCTGCCTCAAAACCATGACCTTTGCTCTCAACTTCCCCTAAATCTTTTCCTCTCGTCTCACCATCTGCTTCCCCTCCGCTAGAGATACTATATAAAAGCATGTTTCTGTTGTACAttattttgttttaccaaaatgaagCAGATTgttctctgcacatctttggtgtcACTTATTAATCTTGTATATCAATCACTTACAGTTGTTTCAAGTATCTGATTTTACCTTAAGATCTGGATAACTGAGAACTACTAATGAGGCACAAGCATTGACTTCATCTCCCTTGATGTAAGATAAATCCACACCACCAATGCGTTCTAAACCTTCGAAGACTTCATTACTCTGCCAGTCCTCAGTGTCGTGGTCAATCATTTGCTCtttcaactccatctgctgccTGTTCGAAGCAAGTCAAGGTCAGTATTTAAGCATTGCAGCAAACCATAAATAATCCATGATAACAAATTCAATGAAACATTAAAAGATGGATGTAGAAGCTTGCTAAAACTGGCAAGCCAATGTTGCCATTTGTCAATGCAGGCCAATGCAGAGGTGCTTGGTCTCTGTTCCTCGTGTACCTTTGTGGATTCATTTAATCAGATTTGGATACGCAGAGGAACAAATGTTCATAATGCAAGCTTTTCAATCCCTTTTTTCTGAACAGGCACTCCTCACTCACACAATGGAATAGTAAAGGCTTGGAAAAGTATCATTGAGCATTCATTGAGCAACTGTCCCAAGTGCAtgctgaagtttaaaaaaatgaaatggtaCAGCTGAGATCTATAAATTCATGCAAGTATACATACTTCTTCAATAGGAAAGTGCTGTTAtatttcagggttttttttacaAGATTGAGGcattattttctaattttttcaGGCACGTTTCTGAAAGCTGGAACACTGCAGAATAAGAATGATATTCAGGAACAGCAAACATTAGGGAGTAGCAATAATGGGATGTATGTGACAAGAACCTTATTCAAGGGATTTGTGTTGAGAACTCGGTTAATTATTTAGATAACAGGATGGGAAGTAAGGATGTAAAATAGTAGAATGGTTAAATGATAAGTCTTGGTCTTCTAGTTAAGGTATTGCAGGTAACAGATAAATAAAATAACTCTCTGGCATTATAATACCAAATTGAAAAACTGTAGCATTACTAGGTTATTGTGATTTTGTGAAATTGCTGACACAGTAGAAAGTTCACCTCACCCACATCTTGCAGATGATTTACCATGCGGAATCCTCATATTTGGCAGGTTACTGCCTACTTTGGGCATTTGATCTTTGGTTTCTGGGGGATCCAAGGTTCATACTCTTACCAAGGGTACTAAACTTTACCCACCTCACAATTACCTAGAAGAGTAATCAGCCAAACAACTATTAAGAGAATCTGACTTTGCATATATCCACTA encodes:
- the LOC122546884 gene encoding endonuclease V-like produces the protein MELKEQMIDHDTEDWQSNEVFEGLERIGGVDLSYIKGDEVNACASLVVLSYPDLKVIYEECQMVCLTAPYIPGFLAFRETPFLEEALRRLQQKDPNLLPQVIFADGNGILHHRGKQHTFYQYVLVVLCTVLIILCLSI